The following coding sequences lie in one Synechococcus sp. PCC 7336 genomic window:
- a CDS encoding response regulator, with translation MDREAQQRIMGFFIEEARDHLVNLEQGLLSLQERASDTELINDLFRAAHSIKGGAAMLGIASIQHTAHRMEDTFKVFREREVPVDRRLESLLLRCYDTLAQLLDQLQSPDGLSPEAGEAALSEIEPVFQELDRHMKVLLGELSPEAAAAAAATPATPRNPSLSDTFQQYVPRQMREMLDLFRQPDSEATRTQLCELGQSLQQLGDTYELPTWTHLMQTICTCIENTSHGLSPIARQVLTALKQAQQLVLAGNADEIAPSEALLAMAAPPAPAAPAIEAEVAIPAAPEPPAEAEATTPAVPEPVVEVEAAIPSEPSPTVEVETAIAAAPEPAAALEPAASDELPAIFELPEPVELPNASDRSAVEFVEPIDGELSAVVEAAANLADLLDSPDATPIAPAANKPAIEDSMLSLDLDSPYADLEVDENAIDDLADDELADSASLSEIVGEPAQVDEAAEDSALTLAEIEGNFPATPIETDLAGDSDLADLFSAADDLTAESVTSDELAFDSLADRSSLADRSSLADRGESAESSSLQPDGEALELGSANADLASLFEGSEADAEVAYEEPISLDPAAGEPLEIAADAAAPPLHEDGLADLFAESGDFGMDAPIAIEAETQREPDTPTDEPVSSDEIGLAALLSDVDEVNVSSEIEADVAPTLIPDRPTASTDNQAESLPTDGLADLAELLSETDSATVDPAAATAEISEGEEATDGLDDLAALIDAPVAVPPTIEADLADLAALIDEPTPSPAVPATAVSEQHNSLPQPQAPDRPQAEDDAFADLEALLGDSGSSPAAAPIPSVRPAKTTSRSHSKKSGFANPTMRVEVKYLDSINNLVGEMVVGRNSLEQVQTRLRQFLENLLFRVRQLSEIGQKMQDRYERSLLESSLLRSSSSTPTESASSAPDEHSTGANFDALEMDRFTAFHSMSQEIIELIVRIREASSDIQFVVDESEQIGRQFQQTTTQLQDNLNRARMVPFSQIADRLPRAVRDLSFKTGKQIELVVDGRDTLIDKAILEELYDPMTHLVNNAIVHGIESPEQRQQQGKPVEGRIEIKTFYQGNQTIIVVSDDGGGIDAARVKEKALSQGLLGQAEAEGITHNELYDFLFHPGFSTKSQADELAGRGVGMDVVRTRLNELRGTIQVDSTRGIGTTFTIRLPLTLSVSKAMVCVSDKALIAFPLDGVEEMVDIATDDLETDADGTLWLPWQDQRLMYKPLPELLSYSTVHSRSRTEVYSTAYNDDVMPVVILQSGGQRLAIQVDSFLEEQEIVIKQLGGPAPKPLGIAGATVLGDGKVLPIADILELIDLAYGRTRRDREQFWMPQGAEVEVAVEQQSPPTVLIVDDSITVRELLSMSFNKVGYRVEQARDGQDAWDKLRNGLPCNLIFCDIEMPRMDGLELLSRLRKDEDLKQLPIAMLTSRGADRHRQMAADLGASAYFTKPYLEEELLSAAEQLLKGEVLLTAAAPAEAG, from the coding sequence ATGGATCGCGAAGCGCAACAACGGATTATGGGCTTTTTTATTGAAGAAGCCCGCGATCATTTGGTCAATTTGGAGCAGGGACTACTCAGTCTGCAAGAGCGAGCCTCGGATACCGAGCTGATTAACGATTTGTTCCGGGCAGCCCACTCTATCAAGGGGGGAGCTGCCATGTTGGGGATTGCGAGTATCCAACATACTGCTCACCGGATGGAAGACACCTTTAAGGTCTTTCGCGAGCGGGAAGTGCCGGTCGATCGCCGACTGGAATCGCTGTTACTGCGCTGCTACGATACCCTCGCGCAATTGCTCGACCAGTTACAAAGCCCTGACGGTCTGTCGCCAGAAGCGGGCGAAGCCGCCCTGTCAGAGATCGAGCCCGTGTTCCAAGAGCTCGATCGCCATATGAAAGTGCTGTTGGGGGAATTATCGCCCGAAGCGGCTGCCGCTGCTGCTGCGACTCCAGCAACCCCTCGCAATCCCTCTCTCTCCGATACGTTTCAGCAGTACGTTCCGCGCCAGATGCGCGAAATGCTAGATCTGTTCCGCCAGCCGGACAGCGAGGCTACGCGGACGCAGTTATGCGAGTTGGGTCAGTCTCTCCAGCAACTGGGCGACACTTACGAACTGCCGACCTGGACCCACTTGATGCAGACCATCTGCACTTGTATCGAAAACACCAGCCACGGACTATCCCCCATTGCGCGACAGGTTTTGACTGCCCTCAAGCAGGCCCAGCAATTGGTTCTAGCTGGGAATGCCGACGAGATCGCACCCTCCGAAGCACTGCTGGCTATGGCTGCTCCCCCCGCTCCAGCAGCACCTGCGATCGAGGCAGAGGTTGCGATCCCTGCCGCGCCAGAACCTCCTGCCGAGGCAGAGGCCACGACCCCTGCTGTGCCGGAACCTGTTGTCGAGGTAGAGGCTGCAATTCCCTCAGAACCGTCGCCTACGGTCGAGGTAGAGACCGCGATCGCCGCTGCGCCGGAACCTGCCGCCGCGCTGGAGCCTGCCGCAAGTGACGAGCTGCCAGCTATTTTCGAACTGCCAGAGCCAGTTGAACTTCCGAATGCATCGGACAGATCGGCGGTTGAATTCGTCGAACCCATCGATGGCGAGCTGAGTGCTGTAGTGGAAGCAGCCGCAAATCTGGCGGACCTACTGGACAGCCCCGATGCAACGCCGATAGCGCCTGCAGCGAATAAGCCTGCGATCGAAGATTCGATGCTTTCTCTCGACCTCGATTCTCCATATGCCGATCTCGAGGTTGACGAGAACGCAATTGACGACCTCGCGGATGACGAGCTTGCGGATTCGGCCAGTCTATCTGAGATAGTTGGCGAACCTGCCCAAGTAGACGAGGCTGCAGAGGATAGCGCCCTGACGTTGGCCGAGATCGAGGGCAACTTCCCAGCTACTCCTATAGAGACTGACTTGGCTGGCGACTCCGATTTGGCGGATTTGTTCTCTGCGGCTGACGATCTGACAGCTGAGTCTGTCACCAGTGACGAGCTTGCCTTCGACTCTTTGGCAGATAGGAGCTCTTTGGCAGATAGGAGCTCTTTGGCAGACAGGGGGGAGTCTGCCGAATCGTCGAGCCTGCAACCGGATGGCGAGGCTCTGGAGTTAGGGTCGGCGAATGCCGATCTGGCGTCACTTTTCGAGGGTTCGGAAGCCGATGCTGAGGTCGCTTATGAAGAGCCTATTTCTCTCGATCCCGCTGCTGGCGAGCCCCTGGAGATTGCTGCCGATGCCGCTGCGCCCCCACTCCATGAAGATGGATTGGCCGATTTATTCGCTGAGAGTGGCGACTTCGGTATGGATGCTCCCATAGCGATCGAGGCAGAAACACAACGAGAACCAGACACCCCGACTGACGAACCTGTCAGCAGTGACGAGATTGGCTTAGCGGCACTACTGTCCGACGTCGATGAGGTCAACGTTAGTAGCGAGATTGAGGCTGACGTCGCTCCAACATTGATTCCAGACAGACCTACAGCCTCGACCGATAACCAGGCTGAGTCTTTGCCTACCGATGGTTTGGCCGATCTGGCCGAGCTCCTGTCCGAAACAGATAGTGCGACTGTAGATCCGGCTGCTGCAACCGCCGAGATCTCTGAAGGGGAGGAAGCCACAGACGGTTTGGACGATCTCGCAGCACTCATCGACGCACCCGTTGCTGTGCCCCCTACAATTGAGGCCGATCTGGCCGATCTGGCTGCTCTGATTGACGAACCAACGCCATCTCCGGCAGTGCCAGCAACAGCAGTTAGCGAACAACACAATAGTCTTCCCCAGCCCCAAGCACCCGATCGGCCCCAAGCTGAGGACGACGCGTTTGCCGATCTCGAGGCGCTGTTGGGGGATAGTGGCTCCTCCCCTGCGGCTGCCCCCATTCCCAGTGTTCGGCCTGCCAAAACGACCTCTCGCAGCCACTCGAAGAAATCTGGCTTTGCTAACCCCACCATGCGGGTTGAGGTGAAGTACCTCGACTCGATCAACAATTTAGTGGGAGAAATGGTGGTCGGGCGCAACAGCCTGGAGCAGGTGCAAACCCGCTTGCGGCAGTTTTTAGAAAACCTACTCTTCCGGGTGCGCCAACTGAGCGAAATTGGTCAGAAGATGCAAGATCGCTACGAGCGCTCCCTGTTGGAATCTTCTTTGCTGCGAAGTTCGAGTTCAACCCCGACAGAGTCAGCGAGTTCCGCTCCAGACGAGCATTCCACTGGCGCGAATTTCGATGCGTTGGAAATGGACCGCTTTACTGCCTTCCACAGCATGTCGCAGGAGATTATCGAGCTGATTGTGCGAATTCGCGAGGCTTCCTCCGATATTCAGTTTGTGGTGGATGAATCTGAGCAAATTGGCCGCCAGTTCCAACAAACCACCACACAGTTGCAGGACAACCTCAACCGCGCCCGCATGGTGCCGTTTTCGCAGATTGCCGATCGCCTCCCCCGGGCTGTACGGGATTTGTCCTTCAAGACCGGCAAGCAAATTGAATTGGTGGTGGATGGTCGCGATACCCTAATTGACAAGGCCATCCTGGAAGAGCTGTACGATCCCATGACCCACTTAGTCAACAATGCGATCGTGCATGGCATCGAATCCCCCGAACAGCGACAGCAGCAGGGCAAACCCGTTGAAGGCAGGATCGAAATCAAAACCTTCTATCAAGGGAATCAAACCATTATTGTGGTGTCGGATGATGGGGGCGGCATTGATGCAGCTCGTGTCAAAGAAAAGGCACTTTCCCAAGGGTTGCTCGGGCAGGCAGAGGCAGAAGGGATTACCCATAACGAACTGTACGATTTTCTCTTCCACCCCGGCTTCAGTACAAAATCCCAAGCAGACGAACTGGCGGGACGCGGTGTCGGTATGGATGTGGTTCGCACCCGCCTCAACGAATTGCGAGGCACCATTCAGGTGGACTCTACCCGAGGTATAGGTACGACCTTTACTATCCGTCTCCCCCTCACCTTAAGCGTATCGAAGGCAATGGTGTGCGTCAGCGACAAGGCTCTGATCGCCTTCCCGCTCGATGGTGTGGAAGAAATGGTGGATATTGCAACCGACGATTTAGAGACGGATGCAGACGGCACCCTCTGGCTGCCCTGGCAAGACCAGCGACTGATGTACAAGCCTCTGCCGGAATTGCTGAGCTACAGTACTGTCCACAGTCGCAGCCGCACGGAGGTTTACAGTACTGCCTACAACGACGATGTCATGCCGGTGGTCATCTTGCAAAGTGGCGGACAGCGGTTGGCCATCCAAGTGGATAGCTTTTTAGAAGAGCAGGAGATCGTGATTAAACAGTTGGGCGGTCCCGCTCCGAAGCCTTTGGGTATTGCTGGGGCAACCGTCCTGGGTGACGGTAAAGTCCTGCCGATCGCCGATATTTTGGAGCTGATTGACTTAGCCTACGGACGCACCCGCCGCGATCGCGAGCAGTTCTGGATGCCTCAAGGGGCAGAGGTGGAGGTTGCCGTAGAGCAGCAGTCGCCTCCCACTGTGTTGATTGTGGATGATTCAATTACCGTGCGGGAGCTGCTCTCGATGAGTTTCAACAAGGTCGGTTACCGCGTCGAGCAGGCCAGGGACGGTCAAGATGCCTGGGATAAATTGCGAAATGGATTGCCGTGCAATCTGATCTTCTGCGATATCGAAATGCCCCGGATGGATGGTTTAGAACTCCTATCCCGCTTGCGCAAAGACGAGGATCTGAAGCAATTGCCTATTGCGATGCTGACTTCGCGGGGTGCGGACCGCCACCGCCAAATGGCAGCAGATCTGGGGGCGAGTGCTTACTTCACAAAACCCTATCTCGAGGAAGAACTGCTGAGCGCAGCCGAGCAATTATTGAAAGGGGAAGTCTTGTTGACTGCTGCTGCTCCTGCGGAGGCGGGTTAA
- the grxC gene encoding glutaredoxin 3: MASNIEIYTWQMCPFCIRAKQLLDDKGVEYVEYEIDGDREARLAMMERANGRSSVPQIFIDDVHVGGCDDIYALEREGKLDSMLQLV; this comes from the coding sequence ATGGCCTCAAATATCGAGATTTATACTTGGCAAATGTGTCCCTTCTGCATTCGTGCCAAGCAGCTACTGGATGATAAAGGGGTGGAATACGTCGAGTACGAGATTGATGGCGATCGCGAAGCTAGGCTCGCAATGATGGAACGGGCCAACGGTCGCAGTTCGGTACCGCAAATCTTCATCGACGACGTTCACGTTGGTGGCTGCGACGACATTTATGCCCTCGAACGCGAAGGGAAACTCGACTCCATGCTGCAATTGGTCTAG
- a CDS encoding HigA family addiction module antitoxin codes for MKMHNPPHPGEVLKELCIEPLNLTVTEAAEALGVSRKTLSAILNGRAGISPEMAIRLSKAFDTSPESWLNQQMQYDLWHAEQAIGDIEVKRLSVA; via the coding sequence ATGAAAATGCATAATCCGCCACATCCTGGTGAAGTTCTCAAGGAGCTTTGTATCGAACCGTTGAATTTGACTGTAACTGAAGCTGCCGAAGCGTTAGGGGTAAGTCGTAAGACCCTATCCGCCATTTTGAATGGTAGAGCAGGTATTAGTCCTGAAATGGCTATTCGGTTGAGCAAAGCTTTTGATACATCTCCTGAAAGCTGGCTCAATCAGCAAATGCAGTACGATCTTTGGCATGCAGAGCAGGCAATTGGTGACATTGAGGTCAAACGTCTATCTGTTGCCTAA
- a CDS encoding helix-turn-helix transcriptional regulator gives MAYGDRLKAFAVRLRQAIGDEAVYAFGKRAGLSDTSLRSYLKGTAVPGIDKAIAIAETAAVSLQWLIAGEGPMQLQGDGAIADSEDYVCIPLVDAEASAGAGILVREEDITEAIAFERQWLRSKLGASPAGLSLITVNGDSMAPTLVDGDTIFVDRQVSELRDGIYVFQMDGDLLVKRLQKLPGSLVSVISDNPKFPPFTIDMNSSDKGLTIIGRYRGRISFE, from the coding sequence ATGGCGTATGGTGATCGATTGAAAGCGTTTGCAGTCCGATTGCGGCAGGCGATCGGCGATGAAGCTGTTTATGCCTTTGGCAAGCGGGCTGGATTGAGCGATACCAGTCTGCGCAGCTATCTCAAAGGCACGGCAGTGCCGGGAATCGATAAGGCGATCGCGATCGCAGAGACGGCAGCGGTCAGTTTGCAATGGCTGATTGCTGGCGAAGGGCCGATGCAGTTGCAGGGGGATGGGGCGATCGCCGATTCCGAGGATTACGTCTGCATTCCGCTAGTGGATGCCGAGGCTTCTGCGGGTGCCGGGATATTGGTACGAGAAGAAGATATTACAGAGGCGATCGCCTTCGAACGGCAGTGGTTGCGGTCCAAGTTAGGGGCTAGCCCTGCCGGTCTCAGCCTCATTACTGTGAATGGCGATAGTATGGCCCCGACGCTCGTGGATGGGGATACCATTTTTGTCGATCGCCAGGTGTCGGAGTTGCGGGACGGCATTTATGTGTTTCAAATGGATGGCGATCTGTTAGTCAAGCGCCTGCAAAAACTGCCCGGTTCGTTAGTGAGTGTCATCAGCGACAATCCCAAGTTTCCCCCCTTTACCATCGATATGAATAGCTCCGACAAAGGCTTGACGATTATCGGACGCTATCGGGGTCGCATCTCGTTTGAGTGA
- the gshB gene encoding glutathione synthase gives MRIAFVVDPLDRLQPHHDTSVALMESLQARGHEVYALEQSALYFASGSTWATVSRLQLNPHKQPWYVIAATERLSLSQMDAVWMRKDPPVDAAYVTATQLLDAIGGSTLVLNDPAGLLAANEKLFALQFDRWTPETVVTQDKQTILDFVGDRDRAVLKPLDGKGGEGIFVLHAGDRNLKSLIEVSTQFGQKPVMVQEYLPAAARGDKRILLLDGKPLGAVNRIPGQGDFRGNVAAGGSVEAVEMTDRERQMCEDLAPVLRQSKLYFVGIDVIGECLTEVNVTSPTMLKEIAELNHQDLGAEVADWLERKLQE, from the coding sequence GTGCGCATCGCTTTTGTTGTCGATCCTCTCGACCGCCTGCAACCCCATCACGACACCAGTGTTGCTTTGATGGAATCATTGCAGGCGCGCGGCCACGAGGTTTATGCCCTAGAGCAATCTGCGCTCTATTTCGCCTCGGGCAGTACCTGGGCGACGGTCTCCAGATTGCAACTCAATCCCCACAAGCAGCCCTGGTATGTCATTGCTGCAACCGAACGGTTATCCCTCAGCCAGATGGATGCAGTGTGGATGCGTAAAGACCCACCGGTGGATGCTGCATACGTCACGGCAACCCAATTACTCGATGCGATTGGCGGCAGCACACTCGTGCTGAACGACCCTGCGGGTCTGTTGGCAGCAAACGAAAAACTGTTTGCTCTGCAGTTCGATCGCTGGACTCCCGAGACGGTCGTTACCCAAGATAAGCAAACCATTCTCGATTTTGTGGGCGATCGCGATCGGGCTGTGCTCAAACCTCTGGACGGTAAGGGAGGGGAGGGAATTTTTGTCTTGCACGCGGGCGATCGCAACCTCAAGTCCCTGATCGAAGTCAGCACCCAGTTCGGTCAAAAACCGGTCATGGTGCAGGAATATCTGCCTGCGGCTGCCCGAGGGGACAAGCGGATTTTGTTGTTAGACGGCAAGCCGTTGGGGGCGGTCAACCGCATTCCCGGTCAGGGGGACTTTCGCGGTAACGTTGCGGCTGGCGGTAGTGTCGAAGCTGTGGAGATGACCGACCGAGAGCGTCAAATGTGCGAGGATTTAGCGCCTGTTTTGCGGCAAAGCAAGCTCTATTTTGTGGGTATCGATGTGATTGGCGAGTGTTTGACTGAGGTTAATGTCACGAGTCCGACGATGTTGAAGGAAATTGCCGAACTCAACCATCAAGATTTGGGTGCTGAAGTGGCGGACTGGTTGGAGCGCAAGCTGCAGGAGTAA
- the moaB gene encoding molybdenum cofactor biosynthesis protein B: MAGIDETLSFRPVNIAILTVSDTRTLADDRSGQTLVDRATAAGHTIVDRAILPDDRDRIAAQFSAWIDNPAVNVAISTGGTGLTGRDVTPEAIEPLYDKPIPGFGELFRSLSYQKVGTSTVQSRATAGIARGTYLFALPGSTSACKDAWDDILQYQLDSRYRPCNLIDLVPRLQEQR, encoded by the coding sequence ATGGCTGGCATTGACGAAACCCTCAGCTTTCGCCCCGTCAACATTGCAATCTTGACCGTATCCGACACCCGCACCCTCGCAGACGATCGCTCCGGCCAAACCTTAGTCGACCGCGCCACCGCCGCCGGTCACACCATCGTCGATCGCGCCATCCTACCCGACGATCGCGATCGCATCGCGGCCCAATTCTCAGCCTGGATCGACAATCCCGCAGTCAATGTCGCTATCTCTACAGGAGGGACGGGATTAACCGGACGGGATGTCACCCCCGAAGCCATCGAACCCCTCTACGACAAACCCATCCCCGGCTTTGGCGAACTGTTTCGCAGCCTCAGCTACCAAAAAGTCGGCACCTCGACCGTGCAATCGCGGGCGACCGCAGGCATTGCTCGCGGCACCTATCTGTTTGCCCTACCCGGATCGACGAGTGCTTGTAAAGACGCTTGGGACGATATCCTGCAGTACCAACTCGACAGCCGCTACCGACCTTGTAACCTCATCGATCTCGTGCCCCGCCTACAAGAGCAGCGCTAG
- the pds gene encoding 15-cis-phytoene desaturase, which yields MRVAIAGGGLAGLSCAKYLCDRGIQPIVLERRDVWGGLVAAWKDADGDWYETGLHIFFGAYPNMLQLFEELGIGDRLQWKAHSMLFNMPQQAGQLSRFDFPDIPAPLNGIIAILRNNDMLTWKEKIQFGLGLLPAIVKGQTYVEEMDRYTFSEWLQKQKVDRRVEEEVFIAMSKALNFIGPDRISATILLTALNRFLQEKNGSKMAFLDGSPTERLCQPLIDYIVSKGGEVHLKAPLKAIVTREDGSVRHFLMRGLDGQPDYAIAADAYVSALSVDPLKSLLPEPWRQLELFQKMQQLEGVPVVNIHLWFDRKLTDVDHLLFSRSPLLSVYADMSNTCKEYADPDKSMLELVLAPAADWIDKSDEEITAATMAELAELFPQQIPAPARLLKSKVVKTPRSVYTAVPGCEQLRPAQVTPIRNFFLAGSYTKQRYLGSMEGAVLSGKLAAEAIAERQTQLLQDADSAISSADVATAVG from the coding sequence ATGCGTGTTGCTATCGCAGGTGGAGGTCTGGCTGGCCTGTCTTGTGCAAAATATTTATGCGATCGCGGAATTCAACCCATTGTCTTAGAACGTCGCGATGTCTGGGGCGGTCTGGTGGCCGCTTGGAAAGACGCCGATGGCGATTGGTACGAAACTGGATTGCACATTTTCTTTGGCGCGTATCCCAACATGCTGCAACTGTTTGAAGAGTTGGGCATTGGCGATCGCCTGCAGTGGAAAGCGCACTCCATGCTGTTCAATATGCCGCAGCAAGCCGGTCAACTATCCCGCTTCGATTTTCCCGATATTCCCGCCCCCCTGAATGGCATCATCGCCATCTTGCGCAATAACGACATGCTCACCTGGAAAGAAAAAATCCAGTTCGGGCTGGGACTGCTGCCTGCGATTGTGAAGGGGCAGACCTATGTTGAAGAGATGGATCGCTACACCTTCTCCGAATGGCTGCAGAAGCAAAAGGTGGATCGGCGGGTGGAAGAGGAAGTCTTCATTGCCATGTCGAAGGCTTTGAACTTCATCGGTCCCGATCGAATCTCGGCCACGATATTGCTGACTGCCCTCAACCGCTTCTTACAAGAGAAAAATGGCTCCAAGATGGCGTTTCTGGATGGCTCTCCCACCGAACGCCTCTGCCAGCCCCTGATTGATTACATTGTCTCGAAGGGGGGTGAGGTTCACCTCAAGGCCCCCCTCAAAGCAATCGTCACCCGCGAGGATGGCAGTGTCCGCCACTTCCTCATGCGGGGTCTGGACGGCCAGCCCGATTATGCGATCGCAGCAGACGCTTACGTATCTGCTCTGTCGGTGGACCCGCTCAAGTCATTGTTGCCCGAGCCGTGGCGGCAGTTAGAACTCTTCCAGAAGATGCAGCAGTTGGAAGGGGTACCGGTGGTCAACATCCACCTCTGGTTCGATCGCAAACTCACCGATGTCGATCACCTGCTGTTCTCGCGATCGCCCCTGCTCAGTGTCTATGCCGACATGAGCAACACCTGCAAGGAATATGCCGATCCCGATAAATCTATGTTGGAGTTGGTGCTGGCACCAGCAGCAGACTGGATTGACAAGTCAGATGAAGAGATTACTGCCGCGACAATGGCGGAGCTGGCCGAGCTGTTCCCCCAGCAAATTCCCGCCCCCGCTCGCCTGCTGAAGTCGAAGGTGGTGAAGACCCCCCGCTCGGTCTACACGGCTGTCCCCGGCTGCGAGCAACTGCGCCCCGCTCAGGTCACCCCCATTCGCAATTTCTTCCTGGCGGGCAGCTATACCAAACAACGCTATTTGGGCAGCATGGAGGGGGCTGTCCTGTCTGGGAAATTGGCGGCAGAGGCGATCGCCGAACGTCAGACACAGTTGCTACAGGACGCCGATTCTGCTATCTCCTCTGCCGATGTCGCTACGGCTGTGGGATAA
- a CDS encoding toxin-antitoxin system HicB family antitoxin → MSRLTLRLPETLHQQLVNLADSEGVSLNQYIVYSLTRQVASAYTVRPVSEADVNMQKQMFKSLLQELGEASPSEVEAALNERELVQPEEEMNSEAVARLQQRIRDAVEASS, encoded by the coding sequence ATGAGTCGATTAACCCTTCGCTTGCCAGAAACACTACACCAGCAACTGGTTAATTTGGCTGATAGTGAAGGTGTTTCTTTAAATCAATACATTGTTTATTCACTGACGCGACAAGTTGCATCAGCTTATACTGTTCGGCCAGTATCTGAAGCCGATGTTAATATGCAAAAACAGATGTTTAAGTCTCTTTTGCAAGAATTAGGAGAGGCATCCCCATCTGAGGTTGAAGCAGCATTAAATGAACGAGAACTGGTTCAACCAGAAGAAGAAATGAACTCCGAAGCTGTTGCTCGCCTTCAACAACGGATACGAGACGCTGTTGAAGCATCATCATAG
- a CDS encoding type II toxin-antitoxin system RelE/ParE family toxin: MIVSFKHRDLQRFFESGTTRGIQAKHAKRIRMILARLSAATSPQDMNLPGLVLHELTGQRKGTWSVRVSGNWRITFDFDGVDGVDACDIDLEDYY, from the coding sequence ATGATAGTTAGTTTTAAGCATCGGGACCTACAGCGATTCTTCGAATCAGGAACAACCCGAGGCATCCAGGCAAAGCATGCCAAACGAATTCGGATGATTTTAGCTCGCCTAAGTGCTGCAACTTCTCCGCAAGACATGAATTTGCCTGGACTGGTACTTCATGAGCTGACAGGACAACGCAAAGGGACTTGGTCAGTGAGGGTATCTGGAAACTGGCGGATTACGTTTGACTTTGATGGCGTTGATGGCGTTGATGCCTGCGATATCGATCTTGAGGATTACTACTGA
- a CDS encoding putative toxin-antitoxin system toxin component, PIN family: MATVQSFHVVIDTNVVFEGLTKRGGTAGLIVEAWLAGLLNVYVSTALAYEYTDVLSRKLSAARWQKLRPVLGTLLDCAQFVAIYYSWRPTSPDAGDDLVVDCAMNSDATVITSNLRDFQSAKESLGVEVMSPVQLVMKLASVEGEA; this comes from the coding sequence ATGGCTACTGTACAGTCATTCCATGTTGTCATTGACACTAACGTTGTGTTTGAAGGCTTAACAAAGCGAGGTGGTACTGCAGGGCTGATAGTTGAAGCCTGGTTAGCTGGTTTACTCAATGTTTATGTTTCAACGGCACTCGCCTATGAGTACACCGATGTCTTGTCTCGTAAACTTTCCGCAGCTCGCTGGCAAAAACTTCGGCCTGTTCTAGGCACATTACTCGACTGTGCCCAATTTGTGGCGATTTACTATTCTTGGCGGCCTACCTCACCAGATGCAGGCGATGATTTGGTGGTTGACTGTGCAATGAATTCAGATGCAACAGTTATTACATCTAATCTTCGAGACTTCCAAAGCGCGAAAGAGTCTCTTGGAGTTGAGGTAATGTCCCCCGTTCAATTGGTAATGAAACTAGCATCAGTGGAAGGTGAAGCATGA
- a CDS encoding transposase: MLIVRHEDFFAEAGLACRPVEEELLEQLQQADVLHLDETAWYEWGWLCWRWVATSNTIAVFLIGRRTKQMLLHIVTTAFVGGVVSDGYGAYAKII, encoded by the coding sequence ATGCTTATCGTTAGGCATGAAGACTTTTTCGCCGAAGCCGGTCTGGCTTGTCGCCCGGTGGAGGAGGAGTTGCTCGAACAGTTGCAGCAAGCGGATGTCCTCCACCTGGATGAGACTGCCTGGTACGAATGGGGGTGGCTCTGTTGGCGGTGGGTTGCCACCAGTAATACGATCGCGGTCTTCTTGATTGGCCGACGCACCAAACAGATGCTGTTGCACATCGTCACGACGGCGTTTGTGGGGGGGGTGGTCAGCGATGGCTATGGGGCCTACGCCAAAATTATCTAA